A genomic segment from Vidua macroura isolate BioBank_ID:100142 chromosome Z, ASM2450914v1, whole genome shotgun sequence encodes:
- the LOC128822028 gene encoding uncharacterized protein LOC128822028 isoform X2: MATETDSCCPICLDSLKEISYIFPCLHQFCYTCILQWAQNTPKCPLCKRRILSILHSMETENDYMEHVIALSETPSVVVHQARGDPRQLDLHFSGASQTWAAEGVPRHPVAGLQPREWMVLFRDHPCLLDTLMLWLRPRLRQIFRNNWMEADLVEVTVLDILTNHGIDEDQLVQMLGVSLQNNVAIFVQQLIRVAVRQCSREACRLLTHQPYLPAQVPALLTALQDAPWVRCPTPPPLPWIGISEAAPLYPLPLLLEQEEPQEEPEESVPGSSTSRRGSDPSPEGS, encoded by the coding sequence ATGGCCACAGAGACGGACAGCTGCTGTCCCATCTGCCTGGACAGCTTGAAGGAGATCAGCTACATATTTCCGTGCCTGCACCAGTTCTGTTACACCTGCATCCTGCAGTGGGCACAGAACACACCCAAGTGCCCCCTCTGCAAGAGGAGGATTCTATCCATCCTGCACTCGATGGAGACAGAAAATGACTACATGGAGCATGTCATTGCACTATCTGAGACACCATCCGTCGTTGTCCACCAAGCGAGGGGAGACCCAAGACAGCTTGACCTCCATTTCTCTGGAGCATCCCAAACATGGGCTGCAGAAGGAGTGCCTAGGCATCCCGTGGCCGGTCTCCAGCCTCGGGAATGGATGGTACTTTTCCGGGACCACCCATGCCTCCTAGATACCCTGATGCTCTGGCTCCGACCAAGGCTGAGGCAGATCTTCAGGAACAACTGGATGGAGGCAGACCTAGTGGAGGTCACTGTCCTGGACATCCTGACCAACCATGGAATCGATGAAGACCAGCTGGTCCAGATGCTGGGGGTCTCCCTCCAAAACAATGTGGCGATATTTGTACAACAGCTTATCCGTGTTGCTGTGCGACAGTGCAGCAGGGAGGCCTGTCGTCTGCTCACCCACCAGCCCTAtctccctgcccaggtcccAGCCCTTCTGACAGCCCTGCAAGATGCACCATGGGTGAGGTGCCCAACACCGCCTCCTCTGCCATGGATAGGGATTTCAGAAGCTGCCCCTCTGTACCCATTACCATTGCTGTTGGAGCAAGAAGAGCCTCAGGAGGAGCCAGAGGAGTCTGTTCCTGGGTCCTCCACTTCCAGACGGGGCAGTGACCCCTCTCCTGAGGGGTCATGA
- the NFIL3 gene encoding nuclear factor interleukin-3-regulated protein → MQLRKMQTLKKEHGPVDTSSNVDKIMVLKSTLAEVSEELSTNEDILLTEASSGKSKSSACRRKREFIPDEKKDAMYWEKRRKNNEAAKRSREKRRLNDLVLENKLIALGEENATLKAELLSLKLKFGLISSAAYAQEIQKLSSSTTVYFQDYQSSKSNINSFVDEHEPSIVGSSCISVIKHSPQSSVSDVSETSTVEHTQPSRIQSNCRSPENKFQIIKQEPIELEREPRDDRGSYKASIYPNYMGATFNVYSHSPPLLQVNRSSSNSPRTSETDDGVVGKSSDGEDEQQVPKGPIHSPVEHKNVHATVKVPEVNSSALPHKLRIKAKAMQVKVEAMDNDYDATQKLSSPIDMSSKRHFELEKHGAQNLVHSSHTPFSVQVTNIQDWSLKPELWHQKELNVKIQSGCKTGVVEIKDNIYNVSESENLYLKQGIANLSAEVASLKRLITTQISASDSG, encoded by the coding sequence ATGCAGCTGAGAAAAATGCAGACCCTTAAAAAGGAGCACGGACCTGTTGACACAAGTAGCAATGTGGACAAAATCATGGTACTTAAATCAACCTTAGCAGAAGTATCTGAAGAATTGTCTACAAATGAAGATATACTACTTACTGAAGCAAGTAGTGGAAAGAGCAAATCTTCAGCTTGCCGGAGAAAACGAGAATTCATTCCAGATGAAAAGAAAGATGCTATGTATTGGGAGAAAAGGCGGAAAAATAATGAAGCTGCCAAAAGATCTCGTGAAAAGCGACGACTGAATGACCTTGTCTTAGAGAACAAACTAATTGCACTGGGAGAAGAGAATGCCACTTtgaaggcagagctgctttcaTTGAAGTTAAAGTTTGGTTTAATTAGTTCTGCGGCCTATGCCCAAGAGATACAGAAACTCAGTAGCTCAACAACTGTGTATTTTCAAGATTATCAGAGTTCCAAATCAAATATTAACTCATTTGTAGATGAACATGAACCATCTATAGTTGGTAGCAGTTGTATTTCTGTCATTAAACATTCTCCTCAAAGCTCAGTGTCTGATGTATCTGAAACATCAACTGTAGAGCATACCCAACCAAGTCGTATACAAAGCAACTGTAGAAGTCCTGAAAATAAGTTCCAGATTATAAAACAGGAGCCTATTGAATTAGAGAGAGAGCCAAGAGATGACAGAGGATCATATAAAGCGTCCATATATCCAAACTACATGGGAGCTACCTTTAATGTATACTCACattctcctcctctcttgcaAGTTAATAGGTCCTCCAGTAATTCCCCGAGAACATCAGAAACTGATGATGGTGTAGTTGGAAAGTCATCTGATGGAGAAGATGAACAGCAGGTTCCTAAGGGTCCAATTCATTCCCCAGTTGAACATAAAAATGTTCATGCAACAGTTAAAGTTCCAGAAGTGAATTCTTCAGCTTTGCCTCACAAACTTCGAATCAAAGCCAAAGCCATGCAAGTTAAAGTGGAAGCAATGGATAATGACTATGATGCAACACAGAAGTTGTCGTCACCCATTGACATGTCctcaaaaagacattttgagCTTGAAAAACATGGTGCACAAAACTTGGTGCATTCTTCTCACACTCCTTTCTCGGTTCAAGTGACTAACATCCAAGACTGGTCACTTAAACCAGAACTCTGGCATCAGAAGGAACTCAACGTTAAAATTCAGAGTGGTTGCAAAACTGGAGTTGTTGAAATAAAAGACAATATCTACAATGTCTCTGAGTCAGAGAATCTCTATTTGAAGCAGGGCATAGCAAACTTATCTGCAGAGGTTGCTTCACTTAAAAGACTTATAACTACACAAATCTCTGCATCAGACTCTGGTTAA
- the LOC128822028 gene encoding uncharacterized protein LOC128822028 isoform X1 translates to MGNSSSLTRPSPRFRHLGHPGSALAAAEAAAEKSMATETDSCCPICLDSLKEISYIFPCLHQFCYTCILQWAQNTPKCPLCKRRILSILHSMETENDYMEHVIALSETPSVVVHQARGDPRQLDLHFSGASQTWAAEGVPRHPVAGLQPREWMVLFRDHPCLLDTLMLWLRPRLRQIFRNNWMEADLVEVTVLDILTNHGIDEDQLVQMLGVSLQNNVAIFVQQLIRVAVRQCSREACRLLTHQPYLPAQVPALLTALQDAPWVRCPTPPPLPWIGISEAAPLYPLPLLLEQEEPQEEPEESVPGSSTSRRGSDPSPEGS, encoded by the exons ATGGGAAACTCATCaagtttaacaagaccaagtcCAAG GTTCAGACATCTGGGACACCCAGGAAGTGCacttgcagcagcagag GCCGCTGCAGAGAAGAGCATGGCCACAGAGACGGACAGCTGCTGTCCCATCTGCCTGGACAGCTTGAAGGAGATCAGCTACATATTTCCGTGCCTGCACCAGTTCTGTTACACCTGCATCCTGCAGTGGGCACAGAACACACCCAAGTGCCCCCTCTGCAAGAGGAGGATTCTATCCATCCTGCACTCGATGGAGACAGAAAATGACTACATGGAGCATGTCATTGCACTATCTGAGACACCATCCGTCGTTGTCCACCAAGCGAGGGGAGACCCAAGACAGCTTGACCTCCATTTCTCTGGAGCATCCCAAACATGGGCTGCAGAAGGAGTGCCTAGGCATCCCGTGGCCGGTCTCCAGCCTCGGGAATGGATGGTACTTTTCCGGGACCACCCATGCCTCCTAGATACCCTGATGCTCTGGCTCCGACCAAGGCTGAGGCAGATCTTCAGGAACAACTGGATGGAGGCAGACCTAGTGGAGGTCACTGTCCTGGACATCCTGACCAACCATGGAATCGATGAAGACCAGCTGGTCCAGATGCTGGGGGTCTCCCTCCAAAACAATGTGGCGATATTTGTACAACAGCTTATCCGTGTTGCTGTGCGACAGTGCAGCAGGGAGGCCTGTCGTCTGCTCACCCACCAGCCCTAtctccctgcccaggtcccAGCCCTTCTGACAGCCCTGCAAGATGCACCATGGGTGAGGTGCCCAACACCGCCTCCTCTGCCATGGATAGGGATTTCAGAAGCTGCCCCTCTGTACCCATTACCATTGCTGTTGGAGCAAGAAGAGCCTCAGGAGGAGCCAGAGGAGTCTGTTCCTGGGTCCTCCACTTCCAGACGGGGCAGTGACCCCTCTCCTGAGGGGTCATGA